Below is a window of Halobaculum lipolyticum DNA.
CAGCTTGTCGGCGTCCTCCTCGATGCGGCGCTGTTGCTCCTCGCGGTAGTGGTCGTAGTCGGCCATCTCCAGCGCCAGATCCAGCGCCTTCTCGTAGTCGCCGGAGTCGTAGTTCCACCCGGTCGCGCTCTCGTAGGGGAACTCCTCGGGCTGGATGAAGTTCCGGCGTCGGATCTCCGCCGGGTCCATGTCGAGTTCGTGGGCGAGCACCTTCACCATCCGCTCGATGAGGTACACCGCCTCGGTCACCCGGAACGAACAGCGGTAGGCGACGCCGCCGGGGGCGGTGTTGGTGAACGCCGCCGTCAGCGACCCGTACGCCGCCTCGACGTCGTACGACCCGGTGAAGATGTTGAAGAAGCCCGCGGGGAACTTCGACGGCTGGGCGACGGCGTTGTACGCGCCGTGGTTCGCCAGCACGTCCGTCCGGACCGCGCGGATCTTTCCGTCTTTCGTCGCGGCCAGCTCCCCCGTCATGTCGTAGTCGCGGGCGAAGCCGGTCGTCTGGATGTTCTCCGAGCGCTCCTCCATCCACTTCACGGGCTGTTCGAGCACGACCGACGCGGCCGCGGCGACGACGTAGCCCGGGTAGATGGGCACCTTGTTGCCGAAGCCGCCGCCGATGTCGGGGCTGACGATCCGGACCTTGTGCTCGGGGATGCCCGACACCATCGAGAACAGCGTCCGGTGGGCGTGGGGCGCCTGCGAGGTGAGGTGGACGGTGATCTTCTCCTTCCCGGGGTCCCAGTCGGCGACACACCCGCACGTCTCGATGGGCGCGGGGTGGAGCCGCTGGTACTCCATCTGCTCTTTGACGGTGACCTCGGACTCCTCGAAGATGGCGTCGGTCGCCTCCTTGTCGCCGACGTCCCAGTCGAAGATGTGGTTGTCCTCCTGGTCCTCCAGTTCGTCGCGGATGAGCGGCGCGTCCGCCTCCAGCGCGTCCTTCGCCGTGACGACCGGGTCCAGCACCTCGTAGTCGACGGTCACCTTCTCGGCGCCGTCCTTCGCGATGTACCGGTCGGTCGCGATGACCGCCGCGACCTCCTGGGACTGGAACTTCACCTTGTCGTTGACGAGCACGTCCTGCGTGTCGTCCATCAGCGTCGGCATCGTCGCCAGGTCGTGACCCGCCAAGTCCTCGGCGGTGAGCACGGCCACGACGCCGTCGACGTCCAGCGCCCGCGATTTGTCGATGTCGTTGATCCGGGCGTGGGCGTGGGGGCTGCGGACGATCTCGCAGTGGAGCATCCCCGGCTTCTTGATGTCGTCCACGTAGTTGCCGCGACCGGTGATGAACCGCTTGTCCTCCTTGCGTTTCACCGACTCGCCCATCCCGCCGCGGCCGTGGCCGTGGTGCTTCTCGGGGTCGGGTCCGCCGTCGGCGTCGTGTTGGAACTCCGTCTCCGCCTCGGGGACGTTGTCCGACTCGCTGCTCATCGCTCGTCACCCCCGCGGTGGGTCGCGTCCGTCGACGGACCGCCGCAGCAGTTCTCCGCGCCGCAGGAGAACTCCCCGTCGCCGTCGACGTCGTAGCCGTCGAACTCCGCCGGGCCGTCGTCGGCGGCGACCCCGCCGTCGGCGGCGACCGCCTCGGCGTCGTCGCGCTCGCCGTCGGCCAGTTTGTCGGCGGCGTACTCGATCGACTTCACGATGTTCTGGTAGCCGGTACAGCGACAGAGGTTGCCGCTGATCGCCTCGCGGATCTCAGCCTCGCTGGGGTCCGGATTGTCCTCCAGCAGCGCCTTGCCCGACATGATCATCCCGGGCGTGCAGTAGCCGCACTGGAGTCCGTGTTCCTCGTGGAACCCCTCCTGCAGGGGGTGGAGGTCGTCCACCGCGTCGGGGTGGTCCTCCATCCCCTCGACGGTCTCGACCGCGCTGCCGTCCGCCTGCACCGCGAACATGAGACACGACTTCAGCGGCTCGCCGTCGACCAGCACCGTGCAGGCGCCGCAGTTGCCCGTGTCGCAGCCGATGTGGGTGCCCGTCATGTCCAGGTCCTCGCGGATCGCGTGGACCAGCAGCTTCCGGGGTTCGACGTCGATGGTCTGTTCGGTACCGTTGACCGTCAGGGTGATCTCGCGTGTCTCGCTCATGGGTTCACCGTCCGCCGGACGACGCCAGCGCGCTCGGCCGCGTCGCCCAGCGCGCGCTGGGTGAGGACGTCGACCATCCGCTCTTTGTACGCCGCGTCGCCGTGTTCGTCCGACTCGGGGTGGGACTGCTCGGCCGCCAGTTCCCCCGCCTCCTCGAACAGGTCGGGGCTGGGGCGCTCGCCCTCGAGGTGGTCCTCGGCGTCGCTCGCGCGGGCGTTCGTGATGTCGACGGCCGTCATGCCGATGCCCGCCGACTCGACGACGCCGTCGTCGTCGAACCGCAGGCACACGCCGACGCCGGCCATCGCGTAGTCGCCGGTCTTGCGTTTCAGCTTGTGGTAGGCGCTCCCCTCGCGCTCGCTCGGCACGGGGATGCGCACCTCGGTGATCAGTTCGTCCTCGTCGAGCGACGTGTCGTACGGGAGCAGGAAGAACTCGTCCGCGGGGATCACGCGCTCGCCGTCCGGTCCGTGCGCGACGACCTCGCCGCCGTGGGCGATGAGGAGGCTCCCCCAGTCGCCCTTCGGGTCCGCCTGCGCGACGCTCCCGACGACGGTGCCGCGGTTGCGGATCTGCGGGTCCGCCACCAGCGGCGCCGCGTCGGCGAAGCTGCCGTACTTCTCGGCGATCAGGTCGGAGTGCTCCACGTCGGCGTGGCGCGCCAGCGCGCCGATCTTCAGATAGCCGTCGTCCTCGTGGAGGTAGTCCAGCTCCTCGATGCCGTTGATGTCGACGACCACGTCCGGGTTCGCCAGCCGGAACCGCAGCATCGGGACGAGGCTCTGCCCGCCCGAGAGGACGGTCGGCCCGTCGAGGCTCTCGAGGAGGCTCACCGCCTCCCCGACGCTCGTCGGCTGGTGGTGCTCGAACGGCGCGGACTTCATCCGAACATCCCCCGGATGCGGTCGGTGACGCTGGAGTCGGTCTCCTCGACGTCGGTCATCTGCTTCTCGATGTCCTTGAAGAAGTTGCCCACGATCTTGTCGGCGACGGGGTTGATCACGCGCCCGCCCAGCTGGGCGATGCGGCCGGAGATGTCGGCCTCGGTCCACCACTCGATGCGGGAGCCGTCGCCGTCCTCCTGCGGGTGGATGTGCATCCCCGACTCCATGCTGAAGCTGCTGCCGCTGGCTGAGCCGGAGCCGGTCGCGGTCATGATGAACTCCTCCTCGTCGCGCTCGTCGATGGTGACCGTCGTCTCGAACTTCGGCTTCACGCTGCCGACGCCGACCTGCATCAGCGCCGCGTACTTCTGCCCCTCTTTGAAGGCGCGCGCCGCGACGTCCTCCGGGTCGGCCTCCGGGAGCGTCGCGACGTCCTCTTCCGGCTCGTAGGTGTCCCAGCCGAAGTCGTCGTCCATCGGGGTGATGTACTTGCACCCCTTCAGCGAGTTCCGGACCGCGATCGGGTCCGAGAGCACCACCCACGCCTTGTCCGGCGGGACCCCGTCGAGTTCGAACTCGCCCTCGAAGTTCATCGGATCCTCCCCGTCGGGGGCGTCGGTGTGCGGGTCGCGGCTGTCGTCATCTTTTATAGACCTCCACTATGGGCATACTATTACCTCGGCTGTGGTATCTGGTACCACCCAAATAAAGGTATTGACCATGAAGGTTTTGACCGGGGCAGCACTCGCCCCCGGCCGGCCGGTCGATCACACAGATGACTGATACACCCACCCCGAACTCGGCGGACAGCACAGACGGAGACCGCGACCCGGCCGGCAGCCCGCCGGCTCCGATCGACTGGCGCGAGGGCGCCGCGGCGGCCGCACGGCTCCGCGACCGCGTCCTCGACCGCGTCGGCACCGAGTCGGTCGGACTCGACCGGATCGCCGGCCGGACGCTGGCGGACCCGGTCGACGCCCCGACGGCGATCCCCGCGCGGAGCCACGCGACGATGGACGGCTTCGCGTTCGACGCGACCGACGACTACCCCCTCGACGTCGTCGACGCGGGCGTGTTCCCGGAGGACGACGCCCCCGACATCGACCCCGGGCAGGCGGTCCGAATCGCCACCGGCGCCCCGGTGCCGGCGTCGGCCACCGCCGTGCTCAAGCGCGAGGAGGCGACTGTCGACGACGGGCGGCTCACCGGCCCGTCGCTGGAGCCGGGGACGTACGTGTACGAGCGCGGGAGCAACGTCGCCGAGGGCGAACGCCTGTTCGACGCCGGCGAGCGCCTCGCCCCGCGCGACGCGATCCTCTTGGGCGATCTGGGCGTCGAGGCGGTGTCGGTCCGCGAGCGACTGTCCGTCGCCCTGCTCGCGACCGGGACGGAGATCCACGAGGGCCGCCACACCGACCTCGACTCGCCGATGCTGGCGAACCTGCTGTCGGCGTGGGGCCACGAACCGACGTACGAGGGCACCGTCCCGGACGACTACGACCGCGTCGAGTCGCGGATCGCCGCGCTCGCGGACGCCCACGACGTCGTCGTCACCACCGGCGGCACCAGCGTCGGCGACAGAGACCACGTCGTCCGCGCGCTCGACGCGCTCGGCGAGGTGCTGTTCCACCGCGTCGCCCTCCGTCCGGGCAAACCCATCGCCGTCGCCGACCTCCCCGACCACGACGCCGTCGCGGTCGCGGTGCCGGGGAAGCCGGTCGGCGCCCACGCCGTGACGACGCTCGTCGCCCGGCCGCTGTTCGCCGGGGAGTCCGCCCTCCCGACCGTGCCGGCGACGCTCGCGGTCGACGTGGGCATCGGCGTCCCCGGCTTCGACTACGCCGTCCCGGTGACGCTCGACGACGGGACGGCGATGCCGCTGGGCCACGCCGACTCGGATCTCGCGGTGTACGAGGAGACGTTCGACCCGAGCGTGCTCTCCTCCAGTACGCGGGCCACCCGCGCCGACGGCTTCGTGCTCACCGAGTCGTCGCTGACCGCCGGCGACGACGTCCGCGTCGTCCCGTACACGGCGGTCGAACGATGACCGGCGGAGACCTCCCGATCCGGGAGGCGCCCGCGGCGGTCGGCGGCGGCACACTCGACGGCGACCGCGACGCCGCACGTGTCGCCGGCGTCGTGCTCGCGGCGGGGACCAGCTCCCGCTACGGCGAGCGCAACAAACTCCTCGACGCGACCGCCGACGGCGACCCGCTGGTGCGCGCGGCGACGCGGACGCTCGTCGAGGCGGGGGTGGACCCGGTCGTCGTCGTCGTCGGCCACGAGGCCGACCGGGTCGCCGCCGCGGTCGAGGACCTCCCGGTCGCGGTCGTCGAGAACGAGGCGTTCGCCGACGGGCAGTCGACCTCCGTGCGCGCCGGCATCGAGGCGGTCGCGGCACACGACCCGCCCGTCGACGCGGCGGTCGTGGCGCTGGGGGACATGCCGTTCGTCGCCGCCGACACCGTGCGGGCGCTCGTGGCCGCTCACGCCGCCGCCGTGGGCGACGCGCTCGCGCCGGCGTACGAGGGGCGCCGCGGCAACCCGGTGTTGTTCGACCGGCGGTTCTTCGAGGCCCTGACCGACGTCGACGGCGACGTCGGCGGGCGCGCGATCCTCCTCGGCAGCGACGACGCCGCCCTCGTCGCGGTCGACGACCCCGGCGTCGGCCGGGACGTGGACGAGCGGACCGACCTGTAGCGCGGTCCGTCCGGCGGGGCGGTCCCGCGAGCGGTCCGCGCGACTACTCGTCGTCGTCGCGCTCCAGTTTCTCGACGACGATCTGGCCGTCGCGGACGTGCCACTCGACGCGGTCGCCGGCGCCGACCTGCAGGAAGTTACGCACCGATTTCGGGATCGTGGTGAGGTTCTTCTCGGACACTTTCGTGTCGGTGAGGCTGCCCATACGACCCGTGTACGCACCTAGCGTACACGTAGTTTCCGCTATGTCCTCGTCGGCTGCCGTGTTCGTCGGGCTACTCGGCGGGGGCTACTCGGCGCCGGCGCGTCCGCGGCCGGGCGACCCCCAGCGGTGCGCGCCGCCGTCGGAGGCGCGCGAGAAGTCCAGGTCGAAGCGGTCGGAGTCGAGCAACACCGGGCCGGGGACGTACCGGTGGTCGTCGCCGTCGCGCTCGACGAGCAGTCCCCGCTCGGCCATCGTCGACAGCACGTCGCGGACGGTTCGCTCGCGGCCCGGCACGAGGTTCGCCTCCTCGACGACCGACTCGACGTCGACGCTCCCCCGCAACAGCGCGAGGCGGATGGCGGCCACCCACGCCGGCTCGCGCTGCATCTCTCGACACACGGTCCGTCGGTGGAGGAGCGCGTACAAATATGTTCGCTCCCGGGACCTGACGGCCCGGAGAAACCTTCGCGGGACCTGTCGGAGCGAACGACCCGGCGCGCCGTTCCGCCGGCCCGCGGTCCGGCCGCGTGGGAGCGTTTAAGAAGCGTCGGGCGAGAGAGCAACCAACTGCATGGTCGAGCCGATCCTCAAGTGGGCCGGCGGCAAACGGCAACTCCTCGCGGAGATCACCGCGCGGTTCCCGGCCGACTTCGACCGCTACCACGAGCCGTTCGTCGGCGGCGGCGCCGTCTTCTTCGACCTCGAACCCGACGCCGGCTCGATCAACGACCTCAACAGCCGGCTGGTGACGCTGTACGAGACGATCCGCGACCGCGACCCCGAGGAGTTGATCGCCGAGAACCGGAGCCACGAGCACGACGAGGACTACTACTACGACGCCCGCGACGAGTTCAACGAGCTACACCGGGTCGACGACAAGTCGCCCGAGCAGCGCCTCCGCGAGGCGTCGCTGTTCGTCTACCTCAACCGCACCTGCTTCAACGGGCTGTACCGCGAGAACAACAGCGGCGAGTTCAACGTCCCCGTCGGCCGCTACGCGAACCCCGACTGGGTGCAGGCCGACCGGATCCGCGCGCTCCACGAGGTGCTGCGGGACACGACGATCCGCAACGGCGACTTCGCGTACGTGCGGGAGGCGGCCACCGCGGGCGACCTCGTTTACTTCGACCCGCCGTACGAGCCGGTGTCGACGACGGCGGACTTCACCGACTACCACGCCGAGGGGTTCGACCGCGACGACCAGCGCCGCCTGCGCGACCTCGCGGTCGAACTCGACGAGGCGGGCGTCTCGGTCGTCCTCTCGAACTCCCCGCCGGTCGCCGAGTTGTACGAAGACTACGAGGCGTTCGCGGTCGACCTCGTGGAGGCGACGCGGGCGATCAACAGCGACGCCGACGGCCGCGGCGAGGTCGCGGAGGTGCTGATCACGAACGTCCCCGAGGCGGAGCAGCGCCGGACCACGCTCTCGGCGTTCGAGTGAGCCACGCCGGGGCGCGGTCGGCGGCGCCACGGCACACCGCGTTACGGCGCCGCGCCGCGTCGCTCCGGCGACCCGAACCGCGGGTATTTTTACGGGCACAGCCGTAGCCCGCGATATATGTTCAAGGCCATCGTGAGCGCCTCCACCCTCCGGGACGCGCTCGACTCGGTGAGCGTGTTGGTCGACGAGTGTAAGATCCGGCTCAACGAGGACGAGCTGGCGATCCGCGCCGTCGACCCGGCCAACGTCGGCATGGTCGACCTCACGCTCGAGGCCGCGGCGTTCGAGTCCTACGAGGCCGACGGGGGGGTCATCGGGGTCAACCTCAACCGACTGGAGGACATCGCCGGGATGGCCAACTCCGGGGACCTCGTCCAGTTGGAACTCGACGAGGAGACCCGCAAGCTCCACATCCAGATCGACGGGCTCAGCTACACGCTCGCGCTCATCGACCCCGACTCCATCCGCCAGGAGCCGGACATCCCGGACCTCGATCTGCCCGCCGAGATCGTCGTCGAGGGCGCCCAGATCGACCGCGGGATCAAGGCCGCCGACATGGTGTCGGACCACATCCGCCTGCGCGTCGACGAGGCCGAGGAAGCGTTCTTCATCGAGGCCGAGGGCGACACCGACGACGTCGATCTGCGCCTCGACCGCGAGGACCTCATCGACCTGCAGTCCGGCCCGGCGGACTCGCTGTTCAGCCTCGACTACCTCAAGGACATGAACAAGGCCATCCCGAGCGACGCGGAGGTCCGCGTCGAACTCGGCGAGGAGTTCCCGGTGAAGCTCCACTACGAGTTCGGCGAGGGGATGGGCCAGGTGACGTACATGCTCGCCCCGCGCATCCAGAGCGACTGAGGCGCTCCGCCACCTCCCGCACCTGGGTCCCCGACACCACCACACCGTGCCCACCGACACCGCCGTCTGGTTCGATCTCGACGGCACCCTCGTCCGCTTCCCCGACTACGGCGACGTCCTCGCGACCGCCTGCGCCGCCGTCGGCATCGACGGCGACGACGCGGTCGACTCGTTCCGCGACGCCTACGACGCGGCCTTCTTCGACGCCTTCGACGAGTTCGCCCCGGAGCCGTACCGCCGCGCGGCCGCCGCCGGACTCGCCGCCGTCGACGCGGACGCCGACCCGGTGCCGTTCGTCGCCGCGGTCCGCGAGGCGGAGTACGACGCGGCGGTGTCGCCGCCGGCGGTCCGACCGACGCTGTCGGATCTGGCGGCCCGCGCCGACGTGTCGGTCGGCGTCTGTACGAACGGCGTCGGCGAGTGGCAGCGCCGGAAACTCCGCGCCGCGGGCGTCGCCGCCGCGGTCGACGCCGTCGTCGTCAGTTACGACGTGGGCGCGCACAAGCCCGCCCCCGAGCCGTTCGCCCGGGCCGAGGACCTGCTCCCCGCCGACCACCGGATCATGATCGGCGACAGCGAGGCCGCCGACGTCGCCGGCGCCAGCGACCGCGGCTGGCGGGGCCTCCACGTCGCCGGTCCCGACGAGGTCCCCGACGCCGTCGAGGACGCGCTCGAGTAGGCGTCGGCGACGAACGCCGCCGTTCCGTCGAGACCGCGGTCACTCCGTACCCACGAC
It encodes the following:
- a CDS encoding AbrB/MazE/SpoVT family DNA-binding domain-containing protein, with the translated sequence MGSLTDTKVSEKNLTTIPKSVRNFLQVGAGDRVEWHVRDGQIVVEKLERDDDE
- a CDS encoding FAD binding domain-containing protein, yielding MKSAPFEHHQPTSVGEAVSLLESLDGPTVLSGGQSLVPMLRFRLANPDVVVDINGIEELDYLHEDDGYLKIGALARHADVEHSDLIAEKYGSFADAAPLVADPQIRNRGTVVGSVAQADPKGDWGSLLIAHGGEVVAHGPDGERVIPADEFFLLPYDTSLDEDELITEVRIPVPSEREGSAYHKLKRKTGDYAMAGVGVCLRFDDDGVVESAGIGMTAVDITNARASDAEDHLEGERPSPDLFEEAGELAAEQSHPESDEHGDAAYKERMVDVLTQRALGDAAERAGVVRRTVNP
- a CDS encoding DNA polymerase sliding clamp — encoded protein: MFKAIVSASTLRDALDSVSVLVDECKIRLNEDELAIRAVDPANVGMVDLTLEAAAFESYEADGGVIGVNLNRLEDIAGMANSGDLVQLELDEETRKLHIQIDGLSYTLALIDPDSIRQEPDIPDLDLPAEIVVEGAQIDRGIKAADMVSDHIRLRVDEAEEAFFIEAEGDTDDVDLRLDREDLIDLQSGPADSLFSLDYLKDMNKAIPSDAEVRVELGEEFPVKLHYEFGEGMGQVTYMLAPRIQSD
- a CDS encoding molybdopterin molybdotransferase MoeA, encoding MTDTPTPNSADSTDGDRDPAGSPPAPIDWREGAAAAARLRDRVLDRVGTESVGLDRIAGRTLADPVDAPTAIPARSHATMDGFAFDATDDYPLDVVDAGVFPEDDAPDIDPGQAVRIATGAPVPASATAVLKREEATVDDGRLTGPSLEPGTYVYERGSNVAEGERLFDAGERLAPRDAILLGDLGVEAVSVRERLSVALLATGTEIHEGRHTDLDSPMLANLLSAWGHEPTYEGTVPDDYDRVESRIAALADAHDVVVTTGGTSVGDRDHVVRALDALGEVLFHRVALRPGKPIAVADLPDHDAVAVAVPGKPVGAHAVTTLVARPLFAGESALPTVPATLAVDVGIGVPGFDYAVPVTLDDGTAMPLGHADSDLAVYEETFDPSVLSSSTRATRADGFVLTESSLTAGDDVRVVPYTAVER
- a CDS encoding aerobic carbon-monoxide dehydrogenase large subunit; the encoded protein is MSSESDNVPEAETEFQHDADGGPDPEKHHGHGRGGMGESVKRKEDKRFITGRGNYVDDIKKPGMLHCEIVRSPHAHARINDIDKSRALDVDGVVAVLTAEDLAGHDLATMPTLMDDTQDVLVNDKVKFQSQEVAAVIATDRYIAKDGAEKVTVDYEVLDPVVTAKDALEADAPLIRDELEDQEDNHIFDWDVGDKEATDAIFEESEVTVKEQMEYQRLHPAPIETCGCVADWDPGKEKITVHLTSQAPHAHRTLFSMVSGIPEHKVRIVSPDIGGGFGNKVPIYPGYVVAAAASVVLEQPVKWMEERSENIQTTGFARDYDMTGELAATKDGKIRAVRTDVLANHGAYNAVAQPSKFPAGFFNIFTGSYDVEAAYGSLTAAFTNTAPGGVAYRCSFRVTEAVYLIERMVKVLAHELDMDPAEIRRRNFIQPEEFPYESATGWNYDSGDYEKALDLALEMADYDHYREEQQRRIEEDADKLIGIGISSFTEVVGAGPGKTCDIAGIEMFDSADIRVNPTGNAVLRVGVQTQGQGHETTFAQIVAEELGMDVENISVEHGDTDTDPYGLGTYGSRSTPVAGAATAVAARKVRDKAKSIAANELEAAEEDIEWDRESGHFHVAGAPDRSITITEIAAGAYMNHPAGEEPGLEAVDYYDPPEMTYPFGSYIVVVEVDRETGEVDFEKFVAVDDCGNRINPMVIEGQIHGGLAQGIGTAMMEHVTYDENGNCTGGDFMNYLLPTAKEIPNFETGYTVTPSPHHPIGAKGVGESPTVGSPPAIVNAVVDAMAHADVTHVEMPMTPDRVWAALADVGLELDPADNVTFEFADDAGDEGEPADD
- a CDS encoding HAD family hydrolase produces the protein MPTDTAVWFDLDGTLVRFPDYGDVLATACAAVGIDGDDAVDSFRDAYDAAFFDAFDEFAPEPYRRAAAAGLAAVDADADPVPFVAAVREAEYDAAVSPPAVRPTLSDLAARADVSVGVCTNGVGEWQRRKLRAAGVAAAVDAVVVSYDVGAHKPAPEPFARAEDLLPADHRIMIGDSEAADVAGASDRGWRGLHVAGPDEVPDAVEDALE
- a CDS encoding CoxG family protein, translated to MNFEGEFELDGVPPDKAWVVLSDPIAVRNSLKGCKYITPMDDDFGWDTYEPEEDVATLPEADPEDVAARAFKEGQKYAALMQVGVGSVKPKFETTVTIDERDEEEFIMTATGSGSASGSSFSMESGMHIHPQEDGDGSRIEWWTEADISGRIAQLGGRVINPVADKIVGNFFKDIEKQMTDVEETDSSVTDRIRGMFG
- a CDS encoding DNA adenine methylase, with protein sequence MVEPILKWAGGKRQLLAEITARFPADFDRYHEPFVGGGAVFFDLEPDAGSINDLNSRLVTLYETIRDRDPEELIAENRSHEHDEDYYYDARDEFNELHRVDDKSPEQRLREASLFVYLNRTCFNGLYRENNSGEFNVPVGRYANPDWVQADRIRALHEVLRDTTIRNGDFAYVREAATAGDLVYFDPPYEPVSTTADFTDYHAEGFDRDDQRRLRDLAVELDEAGVSVVLSNSPPVAELYEDYEAFAVDLVEATRAINSDADGRGEVAEVLITNVPEAEQRRTTLSAFE
- a CDS encoding nucleotidyltransferase family protein, with the translated sequence MTGGDLPIREAPAAVGGGTLDGDRDAARVAGVVLAAGTSSRYGERNKLLDATADGDPLVRAATRTLVEAGVDPVVVVVGHEADRVAAAVEDLPVAVVENEAFADGQSTSVRAGIEAVAAHDPPVDAAVVALGDMPFVAADTVRALVAAHAAAVGDALAPAYEGRRGNPVLFDRRFFEALTDVDGDVGGRAILLGSDDAALVAVDDPGVGRDVDERTDL
- a CDS encoding (2Fe-2S)-binding protein — its product is MSETREITLTVNGTEQTIDVEPRKLLVHAIREDLDMTGTHIGCDTGNCGACTVLVDGEPLKSCLMFAVQADGSAVETVEGMEDHPDAVDDLHPLQEGFHEEHGLQCGYCTPGMIMSGKALLEDNPDPSEAEIREAISGNLCRCTGYQNIVKSIEYAADKLADGERDDAEAVAADGGVAADDGPAEFDGYDVDGDGEFSCGAENCCGGPSTDATHRGGDER